One Halalkalicoccus tibetensis genomic region harbors:
- a CDS encoding NADH:flavin oxidoreductase, which translates to MSPRITDPFEIGGLSVPNRLYRAPLLECAGNGPDAVDTLIRELEPAAEAGAGLLFQGATIVRGEGGCAAPGMTRVHDPEFVSRLGKLTDAIDDHGSRIFVQLEHGGLRSMETWHAGYRAENPDLEQLAVSRPPGLLRMADRLGVLDYDPHVLSIEEVYELAADFGRAAERCVGAGYDGVHIAGANMGIVQQFLSPFYNRRDDEFGGSLTNRVRFLAAIHDEIRERAGDVPLVTKVPAETASPPVVRRHLSEHDAVEICRACEAMGYDAVVPVRGSVFWDMSLVRGEHPERAWADDRFRAGYEAAFGARWRAVALANRIHAAGFEFEPAWNADLCERVREAVSIPVLCEGGIRGPEIGDVLGSAADAVGMGRPFYAEPRLPARVLAGESVVCENCNNCTVPQVAGARGVCRTPSVLAKRGQLAREGAYTN; encoded by the coding sequence ATGTCCCCGCGGATCACCGACCCGTTCGAGATCGGTGGGCTGTCCGTCCCTAACCGACTGTACCGCGCGCCGCTCTTGGAGTGTGCCGGCAACGGCCCCGACGCCGTCGATACACTGATCCGCGAGCTCGAACCGGCCGCCGAGGCCGGCGCGGGCCTGCTCTTTCAGGGCGCGACGATCGTCCGTGGCGAGGGCGGCTGTGCGGCCCCCGGGATGACCCGCGTCCACGACCCCGAATTCGTCTCGCGGCTCGGGAAACTGACCGACGCGATCGACGACCACGGCTCGCGGATCTTCGTCCAGCTCGAACACGGCGGGCTGCGGAGCATGGAGACCTGGCACGCCGGGTATCGTGCGGAGAACCCCGACCTGGAACAGCTCGCGGTCTCGCGCCCGCCGGGATTGCTCCGCATGGCGGATCGCCTCGGCGTCCTCGACTACGACCCGCACGTCCTCTCGATCGAGGAGGTCTACGAGCTGGCCGCCGATTTCGGCCGGGCAGCTGAGCGCTGTGTCGGAGCGGGCTACGACGGGGTCCACATCGCGGGCGCGAACATGGGGATCGTCCAACAGTTCCTCTCGCCCTTCTACAACCGTCGCGACGACGAGTTCGGGGGAAGCCTCACGAACCGCGTCCGGTTTCTCGCCGCGATCCACGACGAGATCCGCGAGCGTGCTGGCGACGTCCCGCTCGTGACGAAGGTCCCCGCCGAGACCGCAAGTCCCCCGGTGGTTCGCCGTCACCTCTCCGAGCACGACGCCGTCGAGATCTGCCGGGCCTGCGAGGCGATGGGCTACGACGCCGTCGTGCCCGTTCGGGGCTCCGTGTTCTGGGACATGAGCCTCGTCCGCGGCGAGCACCCCGAGCGCGCGTGGGCCGACGACCGCTTCAGGGCGGGCTACGAGGCGGCGTTCGGTGCCCGCTGGCGGGCGGTCGCGCTCGCGAACCGGATCCACGCCGCCGGCTTCGAGTTCGAGCCGGCGTGGAACGCCGACCTCTGCGAGCGGGTGCGCGAGGCGGTCTCGATTCCCGTGCTCTGCGAGGGCGGGATCCGCGGGCCCGAGATCGGGGACGTGCTCGGCTCGGCGGCCGACGCCGTCGGAATGGGCCGGCCCTTCTACGCCGAGCCGCGCCTGCCGGCACGCGTGTTGGCGGGAGAGAGCGTCGTCTGTGAGAACTGCAACAACTGCACCGTCCCGCAGGTCGCGGGCGCCCGCGGGGTCTGTCGGACCCCGAGCGTGCTCGCGAAGCGGGGGCAGCTGGCCCGCGAGGGGGCGTACACGAACTGA
- the cgi121 gene encoding KEOPS complex subunit Cgi121 → MELLAGNADIDDLDAFLDSLARIGDEHDSTVQAFDARYIADPEQLERAVALADRAIGRDEAIARDRAVEVLLYAAGRRQINRAFEIGVSEGEQAVVVLVDGGDEREAIEALSGLVEPGEWRPGDRADEGLIAGFYGITEAERAATDASLQELVCERVALLVVER, encoded by the coding sequence ATGGAGCTGCTGGCCGGTAACGCCGACATCGACGACCTCGACGCGTTCCTCGACTCGCTCGCCCGGATCGGCGACGAACACGACAGTACCGTCCAGGCGTTCGACGCCCGGTATATCGCCGACCCCGAGCAGCTCGAACGCGCCGTCGCGCTCGCGGACCGGGCGATCGGGCGCGACGAGGCCATCGCCCGCGATCGGGCCGTCGAGGTCCTGCTCTACGCCGCCGGCCGGCGGCAGATCAACCGCGCGTTCGAGATCGGGGTCTCGGAGGGCGAGCAGGCGGTCGTGGTCCTCGTCGACGGCGGGGACGAGCGGGAGGCGATCGAGGCCCTCTCGGGGCTCGTCGAGCCGGGCGAGTGGAGGCCGGGCGACCGGGCCGATGAGGGACTGATCGCGGGGTTCTACGGGATCACCGAGGCCGAACGGGCGGCAACCGACGCGAGCCTCCAGGAGCTGGTCTGTGAACGGGTCGCGCTGCTGGTCGTCGAGCGGTAG
- a CDS encoding DUF456 domain-containing protein, whose protein sequence is MVEVALLLAVALLVCGVLASFVPLAPGALLSLAGIYGYWWATGYSEPGTVFLVVATFVGLGTLALDYLASALSTRAGGASWKTTAIAAVVGLALLPFTGPVGAVVGVALAVFALEFKSTGDLEGSLRTAWYTLLGILLSKGLQVLLTGTLLVGFLFVVW, encoded by the coding sequence ATGGTCGAGGTCGCCCTCCTGCTGGCCGTCGCGCTGCTGGTCTGTGGAGTGCTCGCGAGCTTCGTCCCGCTGGCGCCCGGCGCGCTGCTCTCGCTCGCCGGGATCTACGGCTACTGGTGGGCGACGGGCTACTCCGAACCGGGAACGGTCTTCCTCGTCGTGGCAACGTTCGTCGGACTCGGAACGCTCGCGCTCGATTACCTCGCGAGCGCGCTCTCGACGCGGGCGGGCGGTGCGTCGTGGAAGACCACCGCGATCGCCGCCGTCGTGGGGCTGGCCCTGCTCCCCTTCACGGGCCCGGTCGGCGCGGTGGTCGGCGTGGCGCTCGCGGTCTTCGCCCTGGAGTTCAAGTCGACCGGGGACCTCGAGGGGAGCCTCCGGACGGCGTGGTACACCCTGTTGGGGATCCTGCTCTCGAAGGGGTTGCAGGTGTTGCTCACGGGAACGTTACTCGTCGGGTTCCTGTTCGTCGTCTGGTGA
- a CDS encoding ferredoxin, protein MRIEYDPETCIGIYQCVDEWEKFEKDMDAGKAELVGAEEEEDGTFVLEVPEGEEFDAEMAARVCPVDAIRLYDDDGEQTVP, encoded by the coding sequence ATGCGAATCGAGTACGACCCGGAAACCTGCATCGGGATCTACCAGTGCGTCGACGAGTGGGAGAAGTTCGAGAAGGACATGGACGCCGGGAAGGCCGAACTCGTCGGCGCGGAGGAGGAAGAGGACGGCACCTTCGTCCTCGAAGTGCCCGAGGGCGAGGAGTTCGACGCGGAGATGGCCGCGCGGGTCTGTCCCGTCGACGCCATCAGGCTCTACGACGACGACGGCGAGCAGACGGTTCCGTAA
- a CDS encoding Sjogren's syndrome/scleroderma autoantigen 1 family protein: protein MSSDEFDKEAEREKLREKYADERADRESTQRMSDLLLQGATMTNSHCDRCGDPVFRYEGQAFCPSCQAAEEESAGGNGQPDRRESPDPAETAPESEAAAQAVADEDRTDPVDTGSQPSEVREPEPEPEPEGQPEPARAVESHEPAPGTDSEPSAATGDLSGARDELGRTIATLSRRAADSEDPRRAREFLEAATEAAETLSTLNGR from the coding sequence ATGAGCAGCGACGAGTTCGACAAGGAGGCCGAACGCGAGAAGCTCCGCGAGAAGTACGCCGACGAACGGGCCGACCGGGAGTCGACCCAGCGTATGAGCGACCTCCTGCTCCAGGGCGCGACGATGACCAACAGCCACTGCGATCGATGCGGCGACCCGGTCTTCCGCTACGAGGGCCAGGCGTTCTGTCCGTCGTGCCAGGCCGCCGAGGAGGAGTCGGCCGGGGGGAACGGGCAGCCCGACCGCCGGGAGTCGCCCGACCCCGCCGAGACGGCCCCCGAGTCCGAGGCCGCGGCCCAGGCCGTGGCCGACGAGGACCGGACCGATCCCGTCGACACCGGCTCCCAGCCCTCCGAGGTCCGCGAGCCCGAACCCGAGCCGGAACCGGAGGGCCAGCCCGAACCCGCACGGGCCGTTGAATCGCACGAGCCCGCTCCCGGAACAGACTCCGAACCCTCGGCGGCGACCGGCGACCTCTCGGGGGCGCGCGACGAGCTCGGCCGGACCATCGCCACGCTCTCGCGGCGGGCCGCCGACAGCGAGGACCCACGGCGCGCCCGCGAGTTCCTCGAAGCCGCCACCGAGGCCGCGGAGACCCTCTCGACGCTGAACGGCCGCTAA
- the mdh gene encoding malate dehydrogenase — MTKVSVVGAAGTVGAAAAYNIALRDIADELVLVDIPDKEDDTVGQAADTNHGVAYDANTTIRQGGYEDTAGSDVVVITAGIPRSPGQSRTDLAGDNAPIMDDIGSSIAEHNDDFVTITTSNPVDLLNRHLYEVGDRDRKTVIGFGGRLDSARFRYVLAERFDTQVRNVEATILGEHGDAQVPVFSKVRVDGTDPEFSDDEKEEILDELQESAMNVIERKGATEWGPATGVGHMVEAVVRDTGEVFPASVPLDGEFGHSDVGLGVPAKLGENGVEEVVEWDLDEFEREQLGSAADKLSEQYDEID; from the coding sequence ATGACGAAAGTGAGCGTCGTCGGCGCGGCAGGCACGGTGGGTGCCGCCGCCGCCTACAACATCGCGCTGCGGGACATCGCTGACGAACTCGTCCTCGTCGACATCCCCGACAAGGAGGACGACACGGTGGGCCAGGCCGCCGACACGAACCACGGGGTGGCCTACGACGCCAACACAACGATCAGGCAGGGCGGCTACGAGGACACCGCGGGCTCGGACGTCGTCGTCATCACCGCCGGGATCCCCCGGTCGCCGGGCCAGAGCCGGACGGATCTGGCGGGCGACAACGCCCCGATCATGGACGACATCGGGTCGTCGATCGCCGAGCACAACGACGACTTCGTGACGATCACGACCTCCAACCCCGTCGACCTGCTCAACCGCCACCTCTACGAGGTCGGCGACCGCGACAGGAAGACGGTGATCGGCTTCGGCGGCCGGCTCGACAGCGCGCGCTTTCGGTACGTGCTCGCCGAGCGCTTCGACACCCAGGTGCGGAACGTCGAGGCGACGATCCTCGGCGAGCACGGCGACGCGCAGGTGCCCGTCTTCTCGAAGGTCCGCGTCGACGGCACCGACCCCGAGTTCAGCGACGACGAGAAGGAGGAGATCCTCGACGAGCTCCAGGAGAGCGCGATGAACGTCATCGAGCGCAAGGGCGCGACCGAGTGGGGGCCCGCGACGGGCGTCGGCCACATGGTCGAGGCCGTCGTGCGCGACACCGGCGAGGTGTTCCCCGCCTCGGTGCCCCTCGACGGCGAGTTCGGTCACTCGGACGTCGGGCTCGGCGTGCCGGCGAAGCTCGGCGAGAACGGCGTCGAGGAAGTGGTGGAATGGGACCTCGACGAGTTCGAGCGCGAGCAGCTCGGCTCGGCGGCCGACAAGCTCAGCGAGCAGTACGACGAGATCGACTAA
- a CDS encoding ATP-dependent DNA helicase, producing MQTAELSGLPAGVADHLREEGIEELYPPQAEAVEAGVTEGESVVASVPTASGKTLIAELAMLASVERGGKALYIVPLRALASEKKREFERFEEFGVSVGVSTGNYESDEEWLSNRDIVVATSEKVDSLVRNGASWIEELSCVVADEIHLVDDANRGPTLEVTLAKLRQLNPALQTVALSATVGNADEVADWLDAELVHSEWRPIDLRTGVHYGSALHFDDGSQEEFAVESGDNPTTALVSDTLSDGGSSLVFVNSRRNAEAAARRLGNAVEDQLTGEERAELAELAEEVRGVSDSETSDDLADAIANGAAFHHAGLAREHRTLVEDAFRDRLIKAISATPTLAAGVNTPSRRVIVRDWQRYDGDAGGMKPLATLEVHQMMGRAGRPGLDPYGEALLLANNHDELDELFERYVWADPEPVRSKLATEPALRTHVLATVASGFASSRGGLLEFLERTLYATQSTDPGRLESVTDRMLDYLERNGFLERAGEDIEATGIGHTVSRLYLDPMSAAEMVDGLRGADDASALGLYHLVARTPDMWELYLRSGDREKYTEIAYEREAEFLGDMPTEFEAERFEDWLSALKTASLLEDWASEVEEDRITERYSIGPGDLRGKVETAQWLLNAAERLAVELDLGPDVVASISAARQRVEHGVGEELLGLTGVGNVGRKRARWLYEAGIETRDELRNAEKSVVLGALRGREKTAETILRNAGHPNPAIEGEGVEADESAAVEAEADSRGDGQAGLGDF from the coding sequence ATGCAAACCGCGGAGCTTTCGGGCCTTCCCGCGGGGGTGGCGGACCACCTCCGCGAGGAGGGCATCGAGGAACTCTACCCGCCCCAGGCGGAGGCCGTCGAGGCCGGCGTCACCGAGGGCGAGAGCGTCGTCGCGAGCGTCCCCACCGCCAGCGGCAAGACCCTGATCGCCGAGCTCGCGATGCTCGCCTCGGTCGAGCGCGGCGGCAAGGCGCTCTACATCGTTCCCCTTCGAGCCCTGGCCAGCGAGAAGAAGCGCGAGTTCGAGCGCTTCGAGGAGTTCGGCGTTTCCGTCGGCGTCTCGACCGGCAACTACGAGTCCGACGAGGAGTGGCTCTCGAATCGGGACATCGTCGTCGCCACCAGCGAGAAGGTCGACTCGCTGGTGCGAAACGGCGCCTCGTGGATCGAGGAGCTCTCCTGCGTCGTCGCCGACGAGATCCACCTCGTCGACGACGCGAACCGGGGGCCCACGCTGGAGGTCACGCTGGCGAAGCTCAGGCAGTTGAACCCCGCGCTCCAGACGGTCGCGCTCTCCGCAACGGTGGGTAACGCCGACGAGGTCGCCGACTGGCTCGACGCCGAGCTCGTCCACTCCGAGTGGCGCCCCATCGACCTTCGGACTGGAGTCCACTACGGCAGCGCGCTGCATTTCGACGACGGCTCCCAGGAGGAGTTCGCCGTCGAATCGGGCGACAATCCTACAACGGCGCTCGTGAGCGACACCCTTTCCGATGGGGGATCCTCGCTCGTGTTCGTCAACTCCCGACGGAACGCGGAGGCCGCCGCCCGCCGCCTGGGGAACGCCGTCGAGGACCAGCTCACGGGCGAGGAGCGCGCGGAGCTCGCGGAGCTCGCAGAGGAGGTCCGGGGCGTGAGCGACTCGGAGACCAGCGACGATCTGGCCGATGCCATCGCCAACGGGGCCGCGTTCCACCACGCGGGCCTCGCGCGCGAGCACCGCACGCTGGTCGAGGACGCCTTCCGCGACCGGCTGATCAAGGCCATCAGCGCGACACCCACGCTCGCGGCGGGCGTCAACACCCCAAGCAGGCGAGTCATCGTCCGCGACTGGCAGCGCTACGACGGCGACGCCGGCGGGATGAAGCCGCTGGCGACCCTGGAGGTCCACCAGATGATGGGACGGGCCGGTCGGCCCGGCCTCGACCCCTACGGCGAGGCCCTGCTGCTCGCGAACAACCACGACGAGCTCGACGAGCTCTTCGAGAGATACGTCTGGGCCGACCCCGAGCCCGTTCGCTCGAAGCTGGCAACCGAGCCCGCGCTCCGGACGCACGTCCTCGCGACGGTCGCCTCCGGCTTCGCGAGCTCCCGTGGAGGGCTGCTGGAGTTCCTCGAACGGACCCTCTATGCGACCCAGTCGACCGATCCCGGTCGGCTCGAATCGGTGACGGACCGGATGCTCGACTACCTCGAACGGAACGGATTCCTCGAACGCGCGGGGGAGGACATCGAGGCGACGGGGATCGGCCACACCGTCTCGCGGCTGTATCTCGATCCCATGAGCGCCGCCGAGATGGTCGACGGGCTGCGCGGCGCCGACGACGCGAGCGCGCTCGGGCTCTACCACCTCGTCGCACGCACCCCCGACATGTGGGAGCTCTACCTCCGGTCGGGCGACCGCGAGAAGTACACCGAGATCGCCTACGAGCGCGAGGCCGAGTTCCTCGGCGACATGCCCACCGAGTTCGAGGCCGAACGGTTCGAAGACTGGCTCTCGGCGCTCAAGACCGCCTCGTTGCTCGAGGACTGGGCCAGCGAGGTCGAGGAGGACCGGATCACCGAGCGCTACTCGATCGGCCCGGGCGACCTGCGGGGGAAGGTCGAGACCGCTCAGTGGCTGTTGAACGCCGCCGAGCGCCTCGCGGTCGAGCTGGACCTCGGACCCGACGTGGTCGCGTCGATCAGCGCCGCGCGCCAGCGGGTCGAACACGGGGTGGGCGAGGAGCTGCTCGGGCTCACCGGCGTCGGCAACGTCGGGCGAAAGCGCGCGCGGTGGCTCTACGAGGCCGGAATCGAGACCCGCGACGAGCTGCGAAACGCCGAGAAATCGGTCGTGCTCGGCGCGCTTCGCGGTCGTGAGAAGACCGCCGAGACGATCCTCAGGAACGCCGGCCACCCGAACCCCGCGATCGAGGGCGAGGGCGTCGAGGCCGACGAGTCGGCGGCCGTCGAGGCCGAGGCGGACTCGCGCGGCGACGGGCAGGCGGGGCTGGGTGACTTCTGA